Proteins found in one Chlamydia pneumoniae TW-183 genomic segment:
- a CDS encoding nucleotide exchange factor GrpE produces the protein MTDTPPENEEQHESNVQNENEVEHLQQEIVTLKTELKEKNDKYLMALAESENSRKRLQKERQELMQYALENTLIDFLNPIESMEKALGFATQMSDDVKNWALGFNMILNQFKQIFEEKGIIEYSSIGQKFNPFLHEAVQTEETSEVPEGTILEEFAKGYKIGERPIRVAKVKVAKAPTPKENKE, from the coding sequence ATGACAGATACCCCACCTGAAAATGAGGAACAACACGAAAGCAATGTTCAAAACGAAAATGAAGTTGAACATTTGCAACAGGAAATCGTCACCCTAAAAACCGAATTAAAAGAAAAAAACGATAAGTATCTCATGGCTCTAGCAGAATCTGAGAATTCTAGAAAACGCTTACAAAAAGAACGCCAAGAACTTATGCAGTATGCTTTAGAAAATACTTTAATAGACTTTCTCAATCCCATAGAAAGCATGGAGAAAGCCCTCGGATTTGCTACACAAATGTCCGACGATGTAAAAAATTGGGCCCTCGGATTCAACATGATTCTCAACCAATTCAAACAAATCTTCGAGGAAAAAGGTATTATTGAATATTCTTCAATAGGCCAAAAGTTTAACCCCTTCCTACACGAAGCGGTGCAAACAGAAGAGACTTCTGAAGTTCCTGAGGGGACGATTTTAGAAGAGTTTGCAAAGGGATATAAAATAGGAGAACGCCCGATTCGGGTAGCTAAAGTTAAAGTCGCTAAAGCTCCTACTCCCAAAGAAAATAAAGAATAG
- the dnaK gene encoding molecular chaperone DnaK: protein MSEHKKSSKIIGIDLGTTNSCVSVMEGGQAKVITSSEGTRTTPSIVAFKGNEKLVGIPAKRQAVTNPEKTLGSTKRFIGRKYSEVASEIQTVPYTVTSGSKGDAVFEVDGKQYTPEEIGAQILMKMKETAEAYLGETVTEAVITVPAYFNDSQRASTKDAGRIAGLDVKRIIPEPTAAALAYGIDKVGDKKIAVFDLGGGTFDISILEIGDGVFEVLSTNGDTLLGGDDFDEVIIKWMIEEFKKQEGIDLSKDNMALQRLKDAAEKAKIELSGVSSTEINQPFITMDAQGPKHLALTLTRAQFEKLAASLIERTKSPCIKALSDAKLSAKDIDDVLLVGGMSRMPAVQETVKELFGKEPNKGVNPDEVVAIGAAIQGGVLGGEVKDVLLLDVIPLSLGIETLGGVMTTLVERNTTIPTQKKQIFSTAADNQPAVTIVVLQGERPMAKDNKEIGRFDLTDIPPAPRGHPQIEVSFDIDANGIFHVSAKDVASGKEQKIRIEASSGLQEDEIQRMVRDAEINKEEDKKRREASDAKNEADSMIFRAEKAIKDYKEQIPETLVKEIEERIENVRNALKDDAPIEKIKEVTEDLSKHMQKIGESMQSQSASAAASSAANAKGGPNINTEDLKKHSFSTKPPSNNGSSEDHIEEADVEIIDNDDK from the coding sequence ATGAGTGAACACAAAAAATCAAGCAAAATTATAGGTATAGACTTAGGCACAACAAACTCCTGCGTATCTGTTATGGAAGGAGGACAAGCTAAAGTAATTACATCATCCGAAGGAACAAGAACCACGCCATCGATCGTTGCCTTCAAAGGTAATGAGAAATTAGTGGGGATTCCAGCAAAACGTCAAGCAGTGACAAATCCAGAAAAAACTCTCGGCTCTACAAAACGCTTTATTGGCCGTAAGTACTCTGAAGTAGCTTCGGAAATCCAAACCGTTCCTTATACAGTCACCTCCGGATCTAAAGGTGATGCCGTTTTCGAAGTTGATGGCAAACAATACACTCCAGAAGAAATTGGCGCACAAATCTTAATGAAAATGAAAGAGACAGCAGAAGCTTATCTAGGCGAAACTGTCACAGAAGCAGTGATCACCGTCCCCGCATACTTCAATGATTCTCAACGAGCATCCACAAAAGATGCTGGACGCATTGCAGGTCTAGATGTAAAACGTATCATTCCAGAACCTACCGCAGCAGCTCTTGCCTACGGAATCGATAAAGTCGGTGATAAAAAAATCGCTGTCTTCGACCTTGGTGGAGGAACTTTTGATATCTCCATCCTAGAAATCGGTGATGGCGTCTTCGAAGTTCTATCTACAAATGGAGATACTCTCCTCGGTGGAGACGACTTTGATGAAGTCATTATCAAATGGATGATCGAAGAATTCAAAAAACAAGAAGGCATTGATCTTAGCAAAGATAATATGGCCTTACAAAGACTTAAAGATGCTGCTGAGAAAGCAAAAATAGAACTTTCAGGAGTCTCTTCCACAGAAATCAATCAGCCATTCATCACAATGGATGCACAAGGACCTAAACACCTTGCATTGACACTCACACGTGCGCAATTCGAGAAACTCGCAGCCTCTCTAATCGAAAGAACAAAATCTCCATGCATCAAAGCACTCAGTGACGCAAAACTTTCCGCTAAGGATATCGATGATGTTCTCTTAGTTGGAGGTATGTCAAGAATGCCCGCAGTGCAAGAAACTGTAAAAGAACTCTTCGGCAAAGAGCCTAATAAAGGAGTCAACCCCGACGAAGTTGTTGCTATTGGAGCCGCAATTCAAGGTGGTGTTCTTGGCGGAGAAGTTAAGGATGTTCTACTTCTAGACGTTATCCCCCTATCTCTGGGTATCGAAACTCTAGGAGGCGTCATGACGACTCTGGTAGAGAGAAATACTACAATCCCTACACAGAAAAAACAAATCTTCTCCACAGCTGCTGATAACCAGCCTGCGGTTACCATCGTAGTTCTCCAAGGAGAGCGTCCCATGGCCAAAGATAACAAGGAAATCGGAAGATTCGATCTTACAGATATCCCTCCGGCTCCTCGAGGCCATCCTCAAATCGAAGTCTCCTTCGATATCGATGCAAACGGAATTTTCCATGTCTCAGCTAAAGATGTTGCCAGCGGTAAAGAACAGAAAATTCGTATCGAAGCAAGCTCAGGACTTCAAGAAGATGAAATCCAAAGAATGGTTCGAGATGCCGAAATTAATAAGGAAGAAGATAAAAAACGTCGTGAAGCTTCAGATGCTAAAAATGAAGCCGATAGCATGATCTTCAGAGCCGAAAAAGCTATTAAAGATTATAAGGAGCAAATTCCTGAAACTTTAGTTAAAGAAATCGAAGAGCGAATCGAAAACGTGCGCAACGCACTCAAAGATGACGCTCCTATTGAAAAAATTAAAGAGGTTACTGAAGACCTAAGCAAGCATATGCAAAAAATTGGAGAGTCTATGCAATCGCAGTCTGCATCAGCAGCAGCATCATCGGCAGCCAATGCTAAAGGTGGACCTAACATCAATACAGAAGATTTGAAAAAACATAGTTTCAGTACGAAGCCTCCTTCAAATAACGGTTCTTCAGAAGACCATATCGAAGAAGCTGATGTAGAAATTATTGATAACGACGATAAGTAA
- a CDS encoding ribonuclease R family protein, translated as MKKPKRKPGRRTYGKSLKIFIPGTLFVHARKGFGFVSPDNPEEYPFDIFVPARDLRGALDGDHVIVSVLPYPRDGQKLKGTISEVLARGKTTLVGTITSLVSPTSALAYTSMSGSQSLIPVELLPGRTYKIGDRILLSTPPWVDKPQEGASPALQMLEFIGHITNAKADFQAIQAEYNLAEEFPPEVIEEASLFSQKHITQVLHSRKDLRDLLCFTIDSSTARDFDDAISLTYDHNNNYILGVHIADVSHYVTPHSHLDKEAAKRCNSTYFPGKVIPMLPSALSDNLCSLKPNVDRLAVSVFMTFTKSGHLSDYQIFRSVIRSKYRMTYDEVDNIIEKKHSHPLSKILNEMATLSKKFSDIREERGCIRFVLPSVTMSLDNLQEPVALIENHQTFSHKLIEEFMLKANEVVAYHISHQGVSLPFRSHEPPNDENLLAFQELAKNMGFDITFTPTQEPDYQYLLQTTSAGHPLEQVLHSQFVRSMKTASYSTENKGHYGLKLDYYTHFTSPIRRYIDLIVHRLLFNPLSIDQTHLEIIVRACSTKERVSAKAENSFENLKKTRFINKFLQEQPKTTYHAYIITANHEGLSFVVTEFCHEGFIAAAELPKEYSLKKNALPESIPDKMKPGASIKVTIDSVNLLTQKIVWSIATTTEDKPKKIKKTPSKKKGTKKRAS; from the coding sequence TTGAAAAAACCAAAAAGAAAACCAGGGAGAAGAACATACGGTAAATCCTTGAAGATTTTTATTCCAGGAACCCTATTTGTTCATGCTAGAAAAGGTTTCGGTTTTGTTTCTCCCGACAACCCCGAAGAATACCCATTTGATATTTTTGTTCCCGCCCGAGATTTACGCGGGGCTCTAGATGGTGACCACGTGATTGTCTCCGTGCTTCCCTATCCAAGAGACGGACAAAAACTCAAAGGCACTATCAGCGAAGTACTCGCAAGAGGAAAAACAACACTCGTAGGAACGATCACCTCACTAGTCAGTCCCACATCAGCACTTGCCTACACAAGCATGTCGGGATCCCAATCTTTAATTCCAGTAGAACTCCTTCCCGGACGCACTTACAAAATCGGCGATCGCATTCTTCTGAGCACTCCTCCCTGGGTAGATAAACCCCAAGAAGGAGCCTCTCCAGCCTTACAAATGCTCGAATTTATTGGCCACATCACCAACGCTAAAGCGGACTTTCAGGCAATTCAAGCCGAATATAACCTTGCCGAAGAATTCCCCCCAGAGGTCATTGAAGAAGCAAGCCTTTTCTCTCAAAAACACATTACCCAAGTTCTCCACTCTCGCAAAGATCTCCGTGATCTCCTCTGTTTCACCATAGACTCTTCCACAGCCAGAGACTTCGACGATGCCATCTCCCTCACCTACGATCATAATAACAATTACATTCTTGGTGTACACATCGCAGACGTCTCCCACTACGTTACCCCACATTCTCACCTAGACAAAGAAGCTGCTAAACGCTGTAACTCTACATATTTCCCAGGGAAAGTCATTCCCATGTTGCCATCAGCACTCTCTGATAATCTCTGCAGCTTAAAACCAAACGTTGATAGACTCGCTGTATCCGTATTTATGACGTTTACAAAATCAGGTCATCTTTCAGATTACCAGATTTTCCGTAGCGTCATTCGAAGCAAATATCGTATGACCTACGATGAAGTCGATAACATCATTGAAAAGAAACACTCCCACCCCCTCTCAAAAATCCTCAATGAGATGGCCACTCTAAGTAAAAAGTTTTCCGATATCCGTGAAGAACGTGGTTGCATTCGCTTTGTCCTCCCCTCAGTCACTATGTCCTTGGATAATCTTCAAGAACCCGTAGCTCTGATAGAAAACCACCAGACCTTCTCCCATAAACTCATCGAAGAGTTTATGCTTAAAGCAAACGAAGTGGTCGCCTATCATATCTCCCATCAAGGCGTTTCTCTACCTTTTCGTAGTCACGAACCTCCCAATGATGAAAACCTACTCGCCTTCCAAGAATTGGCAAAAAACATGGGCTTTGATATCACGTTCACTCCCACACAAGAACCTGATTACCAATACCTTTTGCAAACTACGTCAGCAGGACATCCCCTAGAGCAAGTTCTACACTCGCAGTTTGTCCGAAGTATGAAAACAGCCTCCTACTCTACAGAAAATAAAGGTCATTACGGACTTAAGCTCGACTACTACACCCACTTTACGAGTCCCATACGTAGATATATCGATCTTATTGTTCACAGGCTTCTCTTCAACCCCCTATCTATAGACCAAACGCACCTCGAAATTATCGTAAGAGCATGCTCTACAAAAGAACGAGTATCCGCAAAAGCAGAAAATTCTTTCGAAAACCTCAAAAAAACTCGGTTCATAAATAAATTTTTGCAAGAGCAACCTAAAACTACATACCATGCGTATATCATCACTGCAAATCATGAAGGACTCTCATTTGTAGTGACCGAATTCTGCCATGAAGGGTTCATTGCAGCAGCAGAACTCCCTAAAGAATATTCCCTAAAGAAAAACGCTCTTCCAGAATCTATCCCAGATAAAATGAAACCTGGAGCTTCTATAAAAGTCACTATTGATTCCGTGAATCTCCTTACGCAAAAAATCGTCTGGTCTATAGCGACAACCACAGAAGATAAACCTAAGAAAATAAAGAAAACGCCTTCTAAGAAAAAAGGAACGAAAAAAAGAGCCTCGTAA
- a CDS encoding DNA-3-methyladenine glycosylase, which yields MLQEHFFLSEDVITLAQQLLGHKLITTHEGLITSGYIVETEAYRGPDDKACHAYNYRKTQRNRAMYLKGGSAYLYRCYGMHHLLNVVTGPEDIPHAVLIRAILPDQGKELMIQRRQWRDKPPHLLTNGPGKVCQALGISLENNRQRLNTPALYISKEKISGTLTATARIGIDYAQEYRDVPWRFLLSPEDSGKVLS from the coding sequence GTGCTACAAGAACATTTTTTTCTATCGGAAGATGTAATTACACTAGCGCAACAGCTTTTAGGACATAAACTCATCACAACACATGAGGGTCTGATAACTTCAGGTTACATTGTAGAAACCGAAGCGTATCGTGGCCCTGATGACAAAGCATGCCACGCCTACAACTACAGAAAAACTCAGAGGAACAGAGCGATGTACCTGAAAGGAGGCTCTGCTTACCTCTACCGTTGCTATGGCATGCATCACCTATTGAATGTTGTCACTGGACCTGAGGACATTCCCCATGCCGTCCTGATCCGGGCCATCCTTCCTGATCAAGGCAAAGAACTTATGATCCAACGCCGCCAATGGAGAGATAAACCCCCACACCTTCTCACCAATGGACCCGGAAAAGTGTGCCAAGCTCTAGGAATCTCTTTGGAAAACAATAGGCAACGCCTAAATACCCCAGCTCTCTATATCAGCAAAGAAAAAATCTCTGGGACTCTAACAGCAACTGCCCGGATCGGCATCGATTATGCTCAAGAGTATCGTGATGTCCCATGGAGATTTCTCCTATCCCCAGAAGATTCGGGAAAAGTTTTATCTTAA
- a CDS encoding DUF502 domain-containing protein has product MKKYFITGLVILLPLAITIAIVTMIMNFLTQPFVGLASEFFEKFSFYTKHRALLKFVLQIILLFGLFFATVLLGFLTRIMIFKSLLSIYDKILHRIPIIKTVYKAAQQVMTTIFGSKSGSFKQVVMVPFPNANVQCIGLVAGDAPTVCCTGEKEDDPLVTVFIPTTPNPTSGFLTLFRKSDIVFLDMKIEDAFKYIISCGVLSTPMACPSSPLPDELHQDQGS; this is encoded by the coding sequence ATGAAAAAATACTTTATTACAGGACTTGTTATTCTCCTTCCTCTAGCAATTACTATTGCTATTGTTACTATGATCATGAACTTCCTAACCCAACCCTTCGTAGGCTTGGCTTCGGAATTCTTTGAGAAATTTAGCTTTTATACTAAACATAGAGCTCTTCTAAAATTCGTATTGCAAATCATTTTACTCTTCGGTCTCTTTTTCGCCACAGTGCTCCTAGGTTTCCTCACGAGAATTATGATTTTTAAATCCCTACTCTCTATCTACGACAAAATCTTACACCGAATTCCCATCATTAAAACAGTGTATAAAGCTGCGCAACAAGTCATGACTACCATATTTGGATCAAAATCAGGATCCTTCAAACAAGTAGTTATGGTTCCTTTCCCTAACGCAAATGTTCAATGCATCGGTCTCGTCGCTGGAGACGCACCCACAGTATGCTGCACAGGAGAAAAGGAAGACGACCCCCTCGTCACGGTCTTCATCCCAACAACACCCAACCCCACCTCAGGGTTTCTTACCCTATTTAGAAAATCTGATATCGTATTCCTAGATATGAAAATCGAAGATGCTTTCAAATATATTATCTCCTGTGGAGTCCTCTCAACCCCCATGGCATGCCCCTCGTCTCCCCTCCCTGACGAGCTACACCAAGATCAAGGCAGCTAA
- a CDS encoding small basic protein, translating to MSRHRSYGKSVKGVTKRNVLKRFERVEVLRKLGRWNDSTAKKVTGLPKTPILK from the coding sequence ATGTCTCGACATCGTAGTTATGGTAAATCTGTCAAAGGGGTTACCAAAAGAAATGTTTTGAAGCGTTTTGAGCGAGTAGAAGTCTTGCGTAAGTTGGGCCGTTGGAATGATAGTACAGCGAAAAAAGTCACAGGTTTACCTAAGACCCCTATTTTAAAATAA
- the ybeY gene encoding rRNA maturation RNase YbeY: MTQEKIKIHVSNEQTCIPIHLVSVEKLVLTLLEHLKVTTNEIFIYFLEDKALAELHDKVFADPSLTDTITLPIDAPGDPAYPHVLGEAFISPQAALRFLENTSPNQEDIYEEISRYLVHSILHMLGYDDTSSEEKRKMRVKENQILCMLRKKHALLTA, from the coding sequence GTGACGCAAGAAAAGATCAAAATACATGTTTCCAATGAGCAAACATGTATTCCTATTCATTTGGTTTCTGTAGAGAAGCTGGTTCTTACGCTCTTAGAGCACTTAAAAGTAACAACTAATGAAATTTTTATCTACTTCCTAGAAGATAAAGCTCTTGCAGAACTCCATGATAAGGTATTTGCTGATCCTTCTCTAACAGATACGATCACTCTGCCTATTGATGCTCCCGGAGATCCCGCTTATCCTCATGTTTTAGGAGAAGCATTCATTAGCCCACAGGCCGCTCTTAGGTTTTTAGAGAACACATCCCCAAACCAAGAGGATATCTACGAAGAAATCTCGAGATACCTCGTCCACTCTATTCTCCATATGCTCGGATACGACGACACCTCATCAGAAGAAAAGAGAAAAATGAGAGTTAAAGAAAATCAAATCCTGTGTATGTTAAGAAAAAAACATGCTTTGCTAACAGCTTAA
- a CDS encoding transporter associated domain-containing protein, translating to MLHILLAIFCILLFLAFGLTQPSCHGSSKFLKTLNQRFFKDKGREYPPFPSAPTILATLLCILYGALGTKLYTLLPPKTAHKDLLFWPLYSLSALIAYGFLPPWISTKVPKETTAHLRFLASVFQLGLFPLQLLFYRRRPNQQVRSSTSFQSQLSEALSAFDNLIVREVMIPKVDIFALPEETTLQEALVLVSEEGYSRVPVYKKNLDNITGILLVKDLLLLYTSSHDLSQPISSVAKPPFYAPEIKKASSLLQEFRQKHRHLAIIVNEYGFTEGIATMEDIIEEIIGEIADEHDVQENTPYKKIGSSWIVDGRMNISDAEEYFNLKIDHENSYDTLGGHVFHKVGAVPQKGMRIHHENFDIEIITCTERNVGKLKITPRKRKFNIS from the coding sequence ATGCTCCATATTCTTTTAGCCATATTCTGTATTCTTCTATTCCTAGCCTTCGGGCTTACGCAACCGTCCTGTCACGGATCCTCAAAATTCCTAAAAACCCTAAACCAACGCTTCTTCAAAGATAAAGGAAGAGAGTATCCCCCCTTCCCCAGTGCTCCTACAATTCTCGCCACGCTGCTCTGCATCCTCTATGGAGCTCTCGGGACAAAACTCTATACCCTCCTCCCTCCAAAAACAGCTCACAAAGATCTCCTATTCTGGCCCCTATACTCTCTAAGCGCCCTGATAGCTTACGGATTCCTCCCCCCATGGATCTCTACAAAAGTCCCTAAAGAAACCACCGCCCACCTCCGTTTTCTAGCTTCGGTATTCCAACTCGGTCTCTTCCCACTGCAACTGCTCTTTTACAGACGCCGCCCTAACCAACAAGTACGATCTTCAACATCATTTCAAAGCCAGCTCTCCGAAGCCCTCTCCGCTTTTGATAACCTCATTGTCCGTGAAGTCATGATCCCAAAAGTAGATATTTTCGCACTTCCCGAAGAAACTACACTACAAGAAGCTCTGGTTCTCGTAAGCGAAGAAGGCTACAGTCGCGTTCCCGTTTATAAAAAAAACTTAGACAACATCACAGGAATCCTTCTTGTTAAAGATCTCTTACTGCTCTATACAAGCAGCCACGACCTCAGCCAACCCATATCCTCAGTAGCAAAACCCCCATTCTATGCCCCAGAAATAAAAAAAGCCTCCTCTCTTCTCCAAGAGTTCCGACAAAAACATCGCCATCTAGCCATCATAGTCAATGAATACGGATTCACAGAAGGCATCGCTACCATGGAAGATATTATCGAAGAAATTATAGGAGAGATCGCAGACGAGCACGACGTACAAGAAAATACTCCTTATAAGAAAATCGGAAGCTCTTGGATTGTAGATGGAAGAATGAATATCTCCGACGCTGAAGAGTACTTCAATTTGAAAATCGATCATGAAAATAGCTACGATACACTAGGAGGACATGTCTTCCATAAAGTGGGTGCTGTTCCCCAAAAAGGAATGCGTATCCATCACGAAAACTTCGATATAGAAATCATTACCTGCACAGAACGAAATGTCGGAAAACTAAAAATCACACCAAGAAAACGTAAATTCAATATCTCCTAA
- a CDS encoding anti-sigma factor antagonist: MSDIQKEEHGSTTIFHLHGKLDGISSPEVQENISQSLAAGSKNIILDCAHLDYMSSAGIRVLLQSYHQVGQHSGKIVLTTVPKTIEQTLYVTGFLSYFKIFNTVDEAIQTLNKDGD; the protein is encoded by the coding sequence ATGAGTGATATCCAAAAAGAAGAACACGGCTCAACAACAATCTTTCATCTCCACGGAAAACTTGATGGAATTTCTTCTCCAGAAGTACAAGAAAATATTTCCCAATCCCTAGCAGCTGGATCCAAAAATATCATTCTCGACTGTGCTCACCTCGATTACATGTCCAGTGCAGGTATCCGAGTCCTACTGCAAAGCTACCATCAAGTAGGACAACATTCTGGGAAAATTGTCCTGACTACAGTCCCAAAAACCATAGAACAAACTCTCTATGTTACAGGATTCCTTTCTTACTTTAAAATATTCAATACTGTGGATGAAGCGATACAAACACTAAACAAAGACGGGGATTGA
- a CDS encoding DUF3604 domain-containing protein, whose protein sequence is MRRSVCYVNPSIARAGQISTWKFLYSLATPLPAGTKCKFDLAGSGKPTDWEAPATDLSQTRNVIYAEMPEGEIIEATAIPVKDNPVPQFEFTLPYELQVGETLTIVMGASPNHPQVDDAGNGAQLFAQRRKPFYLYIDPTGEGNYDEPDVFSMDIRGNVLKKIEIFTPSYVVKNKRFDITVRFEDEFGNLTNFSPEETRIELSYEHLRENLNWQLFIPETGFVILPNLYFNEPGIYRIQLKNLSTQEIFISAPIKCFADSAPNLMWGLLHGESERVDSEENIETCMRYFRDDRALNFYASSSFENQENLSPDIWKLINQTVSDFNEEDRFITLSGFQYSGEPHLEGVRHILHTKETKSHSKHKEYKHIPLAKLYKSTVNHDMISIPSFTASKEHGFDFENFYPEFERVVEIYNAWGSSETTAALNNPFPIQGKDSEDPRGTVIEGLKKNLRFGFVAGGLDDRGIYKDYFDSPQVQYSPGLTAIICNKYTRESLVEALFARHCYATTGPRIVLSFNITSAPMGSELSTGSKPGLNVNRHISGHVAGTALLKTVEIIRNGEVLHTFFPDSNNLDYEYDDMVPLSSVTLKDPNGKAPFVFYYLRVTQADNAMAWSSPIWVDLN, encoded by the coding sequence ATGCGACGATCTGTTTGTTACGTTAACCCTTCGATAGCTCGAGCAGGGCAAATTTCTACTTGGAAATTTCTTTATTCCCTTGCCACACCACTACCAGCTGGAACCAAATGTAAATTTGACTTAGCAGGAAGTGGGAAACCCACAGATTGGGAAGCCCCCGCGACAGATCTCTCCCAAACTAGAAACGTAATCTACGCAGAAATGCCAGAAGGCGAAATCATCGAAGCAACCGCCATTCCTGTAAAAGACAATCCCGTTCCACAATTCGAGTTTACTCTCCCCTACGAACTTCAAGTAGGAGAAACCCTCACTATTGTCATGGGAGCCTCTCCAAACCATCCTCAAGTCGATGATGCTGGGAACGGAGCCCAACTTTTCGCACAACGTCGCAAACCCTTTTACCTCTACATCGATCCTACAGGAGAAGGAAACTATGATGAACCCGATGTCTTCTCTATGGATATCCGCGGAAACGTCCTAAAAAAAATAGAGATCTTTACTCCCTCCTATGTCGTTAAAAACAAACGCTTCGATATCACCGTGCGATTTGAAGACGAATTCGGGAACCTCACCAACTTCTCTCCTGAAGAGACCCGAATCGAGCTTTCCTACGAGCATCTTAGAGAAAATTTAAATTGGCAGCTCTTCATCCCAGAAACAGGCTTTGTTATTCTTCCTAATCTCTATTTCAATGAGCCTGGAATTTATCGCATCCAATTGAAAAACCTCTCTACACAAGAAATTTTCATCTCTGCCCCTATCAAATGTTTCGCTGACTCCGCCCCGAATCTTATGTGGGGTCTCCTCCACGGCGAATCCGAACGCGTCGACTCTGAAGAAAATATTGAAACTTGTATGCGTTATTTCCGAGATGACCGCGCTCTGAATTTCTATGCTTCTTCATCATTCGAAAATCAAGAGAACCTCTCTCCAGATATTTGGAAGCTCATCAATCAAACTGTCTCCGACTTTAATGAAGAAGATCGCTTCATCACACTATCCGGATTCCAATATAGCGGAGAACCTCATCTCGAGGGAGTGCGTCACATCCTTCATACCAAGGAAACAAAGTCCCACTCGAAACACAAAGAATACAAACATATTCCCCTCGCCAAGCTCTATAAAAGCACTGTCAACCACGACATGATTTCTATTCCTTCGTTCACAGCTTCTAAAGAACATGGTTTTGACTTTGAGAATTTCTACCCCGAGTTCGAAAGAGTTGTAGAAATTTATAATGCCTGGGGATCTTCAGAAACCACAGCCGCTCTAAACAACCCCTTCCCTATCCAAGGTAAAGATAGCGAAGATCCTCGAGGTACAGTAATTGAAGGATTAAAGAAGAATCTCCGCTTCGGATTTGTTGCTGGGGGTCTCGACGATCGAGGAATTTATAAAGACTACTTTGACTCTCCGCAAGTGCAATATTCCCCAGGGTTGACGGCTATCATTTGTAATAAATATACCCGAGAGTCTCTTGTTGAAGCTTTATTCGCACGTCATTGCTACGCTACAACAGGACCTAGGATCGTCTTAAGCTTCAACATCACTTCAGCCCCTATGGGCTCCGAACTCTCCACAGGGTCGAAACCTGGACTCAACGTCAACCGTCACATCTCTGGTCATGTGGCAGGCACTGCCCTACTCAAGACTGTAGAAATCATCCGCAATGGCGAAGTTCTCCATACCTTCTTCCCCGATAGCAATAACCTGGACTATGAATACGATGATATGGTACCCCTAAGTTCAGTGACCCTAAAAGATCCAAACGGTAAAGCACCTTTTGTATTCTACTATCTCAGGGTCACTCAGGCAGACAATGCTATGGCCTGGAGTTCCCCAATCTGGGTGGATTTAAATTAA